One region of Chryseobacterium sp. C-71 genomic DNA includes:
- a CDS encoding ribonucleoside-diphosphate reductase subunit alpha, protein MEEQNNNIWWLNEESEQMLNRGYLLKGETVDGAIDRITTAAAKKLYKPELQPAFKEMIMKGWISFSSPVWANMGTQRGLPISCFNVHIPDSIEGITHKMGEVIMQTKIGGGTSGYFGELRNRGTAVTDNGKSSGAVSFMKLFDTSMDVVSQGGVRRGAFAAYLDVDHGDIEEFLSIKDIGSPIQNLFTGICVPDYWMQDMIDGDADKRKIWARVLESRQQKGLPYIFFTDNVNRNKPQVYKDLGLTINASNLCSEIMLPSTREESFICCLSSMNLELYDEWKDTNAVQLAIYFLDAVLSEFIEKTEGNYYLQGARDFAMRHRALGLGVLGYHSYLQKNMIPFESFEATQFNARAFKHIRAQADIASKELANIYGEPELLKGYGMRNTTVMAIAPTTSSSAILGQTSPGIEPFASNYYKAGLAKGNFMRKNKYLAKLLEEKGLDNEETWRTIMLNHGSVQHLNELTDEEKAVFKTFKEISPMEIISQAAQRQQYIDQAQSLNLQIPSTMPVKDVNYLYIEAWKKGVKTLYYQRSSSVSKEMMVNFVSCSACEA, encoded by the coding sequence ATGGAAGAACAAAACAACAATATCTGGTGGCTCAACGAAGAATCTGAGCAAATGCTGAACAGAGGTTACCTTTTGAAAGGGGAAACCGTAGACGGTGCAATCGACAGAATCACCACTGCAGCAGCAAAAAAACTATACAAACCTGAACTACAGCCGGCTTTCAAGGAGATGATCATGAAAGGATGGATCAGTTTTTCTTCTCCGGTTTGGGCGAACATGGGAACGCAGAGAGGTCTTCCAATCTCTTGTTTCAACGTGCATATTCCGGACAGCATTGAAGGAATTACCCACAAAATGGGTGAAGTGATTATGCAGACGAAAATCGGGGGCGGAACTTCGGGATATTTCGGGGAACTTCGTAACAGAGGAACGGCAGTGACCGATAACGGAAAATCTTCTGGTGCAGTTTCGTTTATGAAGCTTTTTGACACTTCGATGGATGTCGTTTCTCAGGGCGGTGTGAGAAGAGGTGCTTTTGCGGCCTATCTTGATGTTGATCACGGTGATATTGAAGAATTTTTATCAATTAAAGACATCGGAAGTCCGATTCAGAACCTGTTTACAGGAATTTGTGTGCCAGATTACTGGATGCAGGATATGATTGACGGTGATGCCGACAAGCGTAAAATCTGGGCAAGAGTTTTGGAAAGCCGTCAGCAAAAAGGTCTTCCGTACATTTTCTTTACAGATAACGTGAACAGAAACAAACCTCAGGTGTACAAAGACCTTGGATTGACCATCAATGCGAGTAATCTTTGTTCGGAAATTATGCTTCCGTCAACCAGAGAAGAGTCTTTTATTTGTTGTCTGTCGTCTATGAACTTAGAATTATACGACGAGTGGAAAGATACCAACGCTGTACAATTGGCAATCTATTTCCTTGATGCTGTTTTATCTGAATTTATCGAAAAAACTGAAGGAAATTATTACCTTCAGGGAGCAAGAGACTTCGCAATGCGTCACAGAGCGCTTGGTTTAGGAGTTTTGGGTTATCATTCTTATCTTCAAAAAAATATGATTCCTTTTGAGAGTTTTGAGGCGACTCAATTCAATGCAAGAGCTTTCAAACACATCAGAGCGCAGGCTGATATTGCATCAAAAGAATTGGCAAACATCTACGGTGAGCCTGAACTTCTGAAAGGTTACGGAATGAGAAATACAACCGTAATGGCGATCGCTCCTACGACTTCTAGTTCTGCGATTTTGGGTCAAACTTCTCCTGGAATTGAGCCTTTTGCATCGAATTATTACAAAGCAGGTTTGGCGAAAGGAAACTTCATGCGTAAGAATAAATATCTTGCTAAACTGTTGGAAGAAAAAGGTCTAGACAATGAAGAAACATGGAGAACAATTATGTTGAACCACGGTTCTGTACAGCACCTGAATGAACTAACTGACGAAGAAAAAGCAGTATTTAAAACGTTCAAAGAAATTTCTCCGATGGAGATTATTTCTCAGGCTGCACAAAGACAACAGTACATCGATCAGGCGCAGTCTCTAAACTTACAGATTCCTTCTACAATGCCTGTGAAGGATGTGAATTACCTTTACATTGAAGCCTGGAAAAAAGGGGTGAAAACTTTGTACTACCAAAGAAGTTCATCTGTTTCTAAGGAAATGATGGTGAATTTTGTGAGCTGTTCGGCTTGTGAAGCTTAG
- a CDS encoding GNAT family N-acetyltransferase, with protein MKLIEAKEKDIPLIQDLAKRSWENAYAEILSQEQMKYMLDTMYSEAEISEHLKNSNYHYYLVFDEILNVFDGFLGYENHYEDQTTKLHRIYLVPESKGKGLGKKTLEFLNKKVKESGDNRIILNVNKYNSAQKFYESQGYNVYEEGVFDIGNGFVMDDYLMEIKFG; from the coding sequence ATGAAATTAATCGAAGCAAAAGAAAAGGATATTCCTCTAATTCAGGATTTGGCAAAAAGGTCATGGGAAAATGCTTACGCAGAAATTCTTTCACAAGAACAGATGAAATACATGTTGGATACAATGTATTCAGAAGCTGAAATCTCAGAACATTTAAAAAATTCAAACTACCATTATTATCTAGTTTTTGATGAAATTTTAAATGTTTTTGATGGATTTTTGGGCTACGAAAATCATTATGAAGACCAAACCACAAAACTTCACAGAATTTATTTAGTTCCGGAAAGTAAAGGAAAAGGTTTAGGCAAAAAAACACTTGAATTTTTGAATAAAAAGGTGAAAGAAAGTGGCGATAACCGAATTATTTTAAATGTCAATAAATACAATTCAGCACAAAAATTCTACGAATCTCAAGGTTATAATGTTTATGAGGAAGGTGTTTTTGATATAGGAAACGGCTTTGTTATGGATGATTATTTGATGGAAATAAAATTTGGATAA
- the dapA gene encoding 4-hydroxy-tetrahydrodipicolinate synthase, whose product MSILKGVGVALVTPFNEDLSVDFDSLTKLVEYNIENGTNYLVVLGTTAEAATLSSDEKKQVVEHIIKVNNKRLPLVLGIGGNNTLEVKQQIEEADLSDFTAVLSVSPYYNKPNQEGLYQHYKMLASTGKNIIIYNVPSRTGQNVEAETTLRLAKEFPNLFLIKEAAPNILQYFDILRKKPEGFNLVSGDDEFTLPVTLAGGAGVISVIGQGYPKEFSTMVQLAFDKKVDEAYEIHNKLVEITRLIFAEGNPCGIKVVLAEKGLIKNYLRLPLVPASEGLYAKIKAEMAKI is encoded by the coding sequence ATGAGCATTTTAAAAGGAGTAGGTGTTGCTTTGGTAACGCCCTTTAATGAAGATTTATCCGTAGACTTCGATAGTTTGACAAAACTTGTTGAATACAACATCGAGAACGGAACCAACTATTTGGTAGTATTGGGAACTACAGCAGAAGCTGCTACACTTTCTTCAGACGAGAAGAAACAGGTAGTTGAACACATCATTAAGGTTAATAATAAACGTCTTCCATTAGTTTTAGGAATTGGCGGAAACAATACTCTTGAAGTCAAACAGCAAATCGAAGAAGCAGATTTATCTGATTTTACAGCAGTTTTATCGGTATCTCCATATTACAATAAACCTAATCAGGAAGGGCTTTACCAGCATTATAAAATGTTGGCTTCTACAGGAAAAAACATCATCATTTACAACGTTCCCTCAAGAACCGGACAAAATGTTGAGGCTGAAACGACTTTGCGTCTGGCAAAAGAATTCCCGAATTTATTCTTAATAAAAGAAGCTGCGCCAAACATTCTTCAGTATTTTGATATTTTAAGAAAAAAACCTGAAGGATTTAATTTGGTTTCTGGAGATGACGAATTCACACTTCCGGTGACTTTAGCTGGTGGAGCAGGAGTGATTTCTGTGATCGGACAAGGGTATCCGAAAGAATTTTCAACTATGGTTCAGTTGGCTTTTGATAAAAAAGTAGATGAAGCGTATGAAATTCACAATAAATTGGTAGAAATCACAAGACTTATCTTTGCAGAAGGAAACCCTTGCGGAATTAAAGTGGTTTTAGCAGAAAAAGGATTGATTAAAAATTACCTGAGACTTCCATTGGTTCCTGCTTCAGAAGGTCTTTACGCTAAAATTAAAGCTGAAATGGCGAAAATTTAA
- a CDS encoding 5'-nucleotidase C-terminal domain-containing protein: MQNKFLLLGIALFSLTACRTSSLRVANVQTQKNISINQDLKANEDFAKFIEPYTEKLNKEMNQKISYTLVDLTKEGDNSNLGNLLADYTFDGANVWAKANLNKNIDAALINIGGIRTTIGKGDILLKNVFEVMPFENEVIIVKFKGSDLQGLFDYYAKNQKNNPVSHLYIETNNGMVAKSLIDGKMINPTQDYYIATSDYLALGGDNMKFFAKGESIPTGIKLRDLFIEYFKKNQQINPKEEVRLQFIGKK; encoded by the coding sequence ATGCAAAATAAATTCTTATTACTAGGAATTGCCTTGTTTTCGCTCACAGCCTGTAGAACATCATCGTTGCGGGTTGCCAATGTGCAGACGCAGAAGAATATTTCTATTAATCAGGACCTGAAGGCTAATGAAGATTTTGCTAAATTTATCGAGCCTTACACAGAGAAACTCAATAAAGAGATGAATCAAAAAATCTCTTATACCCTAGTAGATTTAACAAAAGAAGGTGACAACAGTAATCTTGGAAATCTTTTGGCAGATTATACTTTTGACGGAGCGAATGTTTGGGCAAAAGCAAATTTGAACAAAAACATTGATGCAGCTTTAATTAACATCGGTGGAATACGTACTACGATTGGGAAAGGCGATATACTCTTGAAAAATGTTTTTGAAGTGATGCCTTTTGAAAACGAAGTGATTATTGTAAAATTCAAAGGTTCAGATTTGCAGGGATTATTTGATTATTATGCTAAAAATCAGAAAAACAATCCGGTTTCCCATTTATATATTGAAACCAATAACGGAATGGTTGCTAAAAGTCTGATTGACGGAAAAATGATTAACCCAACTCAGGATTATTATATTGCAACATCAGATTATCTGGCTTTGGGCGGAGATAATATGAAGTTTTTCGCAAAAGGAGAATCAATTCCTACAGGGATCAAATTGAGAGATTTGTTTATTGAATATTTTAAGAAAAATCAACAGATCAATCCTAAAGAGGAAGTTCGTTTACAATTTATCGGGAAGAAATAA
- a CDS encoding bifunctional UDP-sugar hydrolase/5'-nucleotidase gives MDRKSFLKTITGGTLAMTLAPNLVMAEELSLNSFSSANKLTILHTNDQHSRIEPFDSSYTRNPNQGGFARRATLIQKIRSEENNLLLLDSGDIFQGTPYFNFFGGELEFKLMSMMKYDASTMGNHDFDNGLDGFLKVLPNAQFPFICSNYDFKNTILDGKTSQYKTFNKNGIKVGIFGVGIQLDGLVGKKQYGETVWSDPINVAQHYSNFLKNEEKCDLVICLSHIGYDYSDEPEKLNDKILASKTENIDLILGGHTHTFLPEPQTFKNRQGKNVLVNQVGWAGLLLGRIDFFFDKNKNVQQISWNNQVIDSSIIA, from the coding sequence ATGGATAGAAAAAGTTTTTTAAAAACGATAACAGGCGGAACTTTAGCGATGACTTTAGCTCCAAATTTGGTAATGGCAGAGGAATTAAGTTTAAATTCTTTTTCATCAGCCAATAAATTAACCATTCTTCATACCAACGATCAGCACAGCAGAATTGAACCATTTGATTCGAGTTACACGAGAAATCCTAATCAGGGTGGTTTCGCAAGAAGGGCGACATTAATTCAGAAAATAAGAAGTGAGGAAAACAATCTTTTGCTGCTAGATTCCGGAGACATTTTTCAGGGAACACCATATTTCAACTTTTTCGGAGGTGAATTGGAATTTAAACTCATGTCAATGATGAAGTACGATGCTTCCACCATGGGAAATCATGATTTTGACAATGGCTTGGACGGATTTTTAAAGGTTCTACCGAATGCGCAATTTCCTTTTATCTGCTCAAATTATGATTTTAAAAATACTATTTTAGATGGAAAGACTTCACAGTATAAAACTTTCAACAAAAACGGAATCAAAGTAGGAATTTTCGGAGTAGGAATTCAACTGGATGGTTTGGTTGGAAAAAAACAATACGGCGAAACCGTTTGGTCTGACCCGATTAATGTGGCACAACATTACTCCAATTTCCTGAAGAACGAAGAGAAATGTGATCTCGTGATTTGTCTTTCACACATCGGATATGATTACAGTGACGAACCTGAAAAATTAAACGATAAAATTTTAGCCTCAAAAACAGAAAATATTGACTTAATTTTAGGCGGTCATACGCATACTTTTTTACCGGAACCTCAGACCTTTAAAAACAGACAAGGGAAGAATGTTTTGGTAAACCAAGTGGGTTGGGCTGGTCTTCTTTTGGGCAGAATAGACTTCTTCTTTGATAAAAATAAAAATGTACAACAGATTTCTTGGAACAACCAAGTAATTGACAGCAGTATAATAGCATAA
- a CDS encoding T9SS type A sorting domain-containing protein — translation MKKFSIISLGILATLQMVKAQNISSKKWADLFSYNNVLALKEDNGKIVAATENGIFYYTVSTGEISKLSKANGLHEVKISAFDYNPQTKIGLVGYQNGSLDVITPQGITYVIDIPIAIGYNGSKKINHISITGDRAVVSVGYGVSIFDLKKKEFGDSAFFVTGGVYQASNEATIKDNKVFSVTNTGLKTHELNTTFPVFTTWTTELAGNFTDIDSENIVAFSSATTTYIYNNGVSTPLAQAFGNVSDVVVNADNIVITDASRIYSYNTNGTFTGSVTVGENCNTATKVGSKIFCGTILSGLKSEDNVIYKPDGPYNNISYKISLLNNQIWVSTGGRDAYNQPILRDLGYYHFDGGKWNYPDYFVNNPINFNVLDAVANPSNPSEVFFANYSFSNGEKGIYKMENNVFKKVYKNNDSAPAYNRPIGITFDENNNLFVSAGLIENVSANAGYYFYNRTADDFTLVPIVGAVSTQKPFAKEGYLYIPCPYFDPGGLIIKEYGNNPSSTTSPFKIIRKENNLPANGTVSAAIDKNNDVWIGTRIGLRILSNPKSAITENNPQTTPIVIEQNGIAEELFRDNSILQIEVDGGNQKWVSIEDGGVYYLSASGEQVIKRFTKENSPLPTNSVTDIKVDKTNGKVYFVTLDGIVTYQGDVADVTSDFGNVLVYPNPVVYAQFKGKVTIKGLAEKTNIRITDAAGNIVHSAVARTGYYEWDLNNQKGKRVASGIYFVLMTNEDASDKATAKIAVVN, via the coding sequence ATGAAAAAATTCTCTATAATTTCTCTTGGTATTTTGGCAACTTTACAGATGGTAAAGGCTCAGAATATTTCATCAAAAAAATGGGCAGATCTATTTTCTTACAATAATGTTTTGGCATTAAAAGAAGATAACGGAAAAATAGTTGCAGCCACAGAAAATGGAATTTTTTATTATACTGTTTCTACAGGTGAAATTTCAAAGCTTTCTAAAGCAAACGGACTGCATGAAGTGAAAATTTCAGCTTTCGATTATAATCCGCAGACAAAAATTGGACTTGTAGGCTATCAAAACGGTTCTTTGGATGTTATTACACCTCAGGGAATTACGTATGTTATTGACATTCCTATTGCCATCGGATATAACGGAAGCAAAAAAATCAATCACATCTCAATCACAGGTGATAGAGCTGTAGTTTCCGTAGGATATGGAGTTTCTATTTTTGATCTGAAAAAGAAAGAATTTGGTGATTCTGCGTTCTTTGTTACCGGAGGAGTTTATCAGGCAAGTAATGAAGCTACAATTAAAGATAATAAAGTTTTTTCTGTAACCAATACAGGATTAAAAACCCATGAACTGAATACAACATTTCCGGTATTCACGACATGGACGACAGAATTGGCTGGAAACTTCACAGATATAGATTCAGAAAACATAGTCGCTTTTTCATCTGCTACAACAACCTACATTTACAATAATGGAGTTTCTACACCACTTGCACAGGCTTTTGGAAATGTGAGCGATGTGGTAGTGAATGCTGACAATATCGTTATTACAGATGCCAGCAGAATTTACAGCTATAATACAAATGGAACTTTCACAGGATCAGTAACCGTTGGAGAGAATTGCAATACGGCAACAAAGGTGGGCTCAAAAATATTTTGCGGAACTATTTTATCTGGTTTAAAGAGTGAAGATAATGTTATCTATAAACCGGATGGACCATACAATAATATTTCTTATAAGATATCTTTGCTGAATAACCAAATTTGGGTTTCTACAGGAGGTAGAGATGCTTATAATCAACCAATATTAAGGGATCTCGGTTACTATCATTTTGATGGAGGCAAATGGAATTATCCGGATTATTTTGTAAATAACCCTATAAATTTCAACGTATTAGATGCAGTAGCAAATCCATCAAATCCTAGTGAAGTATTTTTTGCTAACTATTCATTCTCGAATGGCGAGAAAGGGATTTACAAAATGGAGAATAATGTTTTTAAGAAAGTTTATAAGAATAACGATTCTGCTCCTGCTTATAATCGCCCAATAGGTATAACATTTGATGAAAACAATAACTTATTTGTTTCTGCCGGTCTTATAGAAAATGTTTCTGCAAACGCAGGATATTATTTTTACAACAGAACTGCAGATGACTTTACTCTGGTTCCTATTGTTGGTGCGGTATCTACTCAAAAACCATTTGCGAAAGAAGGATACTTATATATACCTTGTCCATATTTTGACCCTGGTGGATTAATTATCAAAGAATATGGTAACAATCCATCGTCAACAACATCACCATTTAAGATTATACGTAAGGAAAATAACTTGCCTGCTAATGGAACAGTGTCGGCAGCAATTGACAAGAATAATGATGTATGGATTGGTACACGAATAGGTCTCAGAATTCTTTCAAACCCAAAATCAGCGATTACAGAAAACAACCCTCAAACTACTCCTATTGTCATCGAACAAAATGGTATTGCTGAAGAACTATTTCGTGATAACAGCATTCTTCAAATTGAAGTTGATGGAGGAAATCAAAAATGGGTTTCCATAGAAGACGGTGGCGTTTATTACTTATCAGCATCTGGCGAACAAGTGATCAAGAGATTTACAAAAGAAAACTCGCCTCTTCCAACCAACAGTGTAACTGACATCAAGGTCGATAAAACCAATGGGAAGGTTTACTTTGTAACACTTGATGGAATTGTAACTTACCAAGGTGATGTTGCAGATGTAACCTCTGACTTCGGAAATGTTTTAGTCTATCCAAATCCTGTGGTTTATGCCCAGTTTAAAGGTAAAGTAACGATTAAAGGTTTAGCTGAGAAAACAAATATAAGAATTACTGATGCTGCAGGAAACATCGTGCATTCTGCAGTTGCCAGAACGGGATATTACGAATGGGATCTCAATAATCAAAAAGGTAAAAGAGTTGCTTCAGGAATCTATTTTGTACTGATGACCAATGAAGATGCAAGCGACAAAGCAACTGCAAAAATAGCCGTTGTTAACTAA
- the recO gene encoding DNA repair protein RecO translates to MNSQNGFLLSFIKYGENDAILHCFTEEEGFQTYFLKGIYTRNNKKKAFLLPLNKLNFSIRVGRSGSMQTISNLEILNLHDVYTDIKANTVVFFISDFLNQILRNENKNPAVFYVIDEFIDQLNNKNYQSHLIFLIKILKIQGVAPLLDEGNFLDPETGTFSHFSSHLLFDEEISLFWKSIISSPNPYDNKIPFSKRKVFLDSILVYYHYHISDFKTPNSLEIIQQIFE, encoded by the coding sequence ATGAATTCTCAAAACGGTTTTTTACTTTCATTTATAAAATATGGTGAAAACGATGCAATTTTGCATTGTTTTACCGAAGAGGAAGGCTTTCAGACTTATTTTCTAAAGGGTATTTATACCCGAAATAATAAGAAGAAAGCCTTTCTTTTGCCTTTAAATAAATTAAATTTTTCAATACGGGTTGGTAGAAGTGGCAGTATGCAGACGATATCTAATCTAGAAATACTGAATCTTCATGATGTTTATACAGACATCAAAGCCAATACTGTCGTATTTTTTATTTCAGATTTTTTAAACCAAATTTTAAGAAACGAAAATAAAAATCCAGCAGTGTTTTATGTCATTGATGAATTTATAGACCAGCTCAACAACAAAAATTACCAGTCGCACCTTATTTTTTTAATTAAAATATTAAAAATTCAAGGAGTTGCACCACTTTTAGATGAAGGAAATTTTCTTGATCCGGAAACCGGAACTTTTTCTCATTTTTCTAGTCACCTGCTGTTTGATGAAGAAATTTCTTTATTTTGGAAGAGCATTATTTCGTCACCAAATCCTTACGACAATAAAATTCCATTTTCAAAAAGAAAAGTTTTTTTAGACAGCATTTTGGTTTATTATCATTATCACATTTCGGATTTTAAAACTCCGAATTCTTTAGAAATTATTCAGCAGATTTTTGAATGA
- a CDS encoding glucose 1-dehydrogenase: MEVSLKNQVAIITGASSGIGTGIAKSIAEAGATVIINHSSEKSHDSAQEVLKEITNAGGSGITYQCDVSKEDEVIRMFKDVIAKFGTVDILINNAGIQKDAKFTEMTLDDWNAVMGVNLTGHFLCSREAIKEFLRRGIDTTRSVACGKIIHISSVHEIIPWAGHANYAASKGAIKMLMQTLAQEYGADKIRVNSIGPGAIQTPINKEAWETKDALNSLLELIPYNRIGQPKDIGNLAAFLASDLADYISGASIFVDGGMTSLESFSDNG, from the coding sequence ATGGAAGTATCATTAAAAAATCAGGTTGCGATCATCACAGGTGCATCAAGCGGAATAGGAACAGGAATCGCAAAATCTATTGCCGAAGCCGGAGCAACCGTTATCATCAATCATTCTTCGGAAAAATCTCACGATAGCGCTCAGGAAGTTTTAAAGGAAATAACCAATGCAGGAGGCAGCGGAATAACTTATCAGTGCGATGTCTCAAAGGAGGATGAAGTGATTAGAATGTTTAAAGATGTCATTGCAAAATTCGGTACGGTTGATATTCTCATCAATAATGCCGGAATTCAGAAAGATGCAAAATTTACCGAAATGACATTGGACGACTGGAATGCAGTCATGGGAGTCAATCTTACGGGACATTTTCTTTGCTCAAGAGAAGCCATTAAAGAATTCCTACGTCGCGGAATCGATACTACCCGTTCTGTGGCTTGTGGAAAAATCATTCATATCAGTTCGGTACACGAAATTATTCCTTGGGCTGGCCATGCAAATTATGCTGCAAGTAAAGGAGCTATCAAAATGCTGATGCAGACTTTGGCGCAGGAATACGGTGCAGATAAAATCCGTGTGAATTCTATTGGACCAGGAGCGATTCAAACGCCGATTAATAAAGAAGCTTGGGAAACAAAGGATGCTTTGAATTCGTTACTTGAGCTGATTCCTTATAATAGAATTGGTCAGCCAAAAGATATCGGGAATTTGGCGGCTTTTTTAGCAAGTGATCTTGCAGATTATATTTCTGGAGCAAGTATTTTTGTGGATGGAGGAATGACCAGCCTTGAGAGTTTTTCGGATAACGGATAA
- a CDS encoding N-acetyltransferase: MTELKFHQPEDLPELDYVLGDIQSQYTSTAKQSLERIEERNQKGNFFAFPITIFYDEKIAGFFVLDFGDDKFDLTENPDSVLLRSLSVNPNFQGKGIGKSAMIEVDYFIKEHFADCNEIVLAVNEKNTSAFELYVKSGYEFEGKTREGRSGPQFLLFKKL; the protein is encoded by the coding sequence ATGACTGAATTAAAATTTCATCAACCTGAAGATCTTCCTGAACTTGATTATGTTCTGGGTGATATTCAGTCGCAGTATACCTCAACGGCAAAACAATCTTTAGAAAGAATAGAAGAGAGAAATCAGAAAGGAAATTTTTTCGCTTTCCCAATTACCATTTTCTATGATGAAAAGATTGCCGGATTTTTTGTGCTTGATTTTGGTGACGATAAATTTGATCTTACAGAAAATCCGGATTCGGTTTTACTTCGTTCGTTATCTGTAAACCCAAATTTTCAGGGAAAAGGAATTGGAAAATCCGCAATGATTGAAGTCGATTATTTTATAAAAGAACATTTTGCAGATTGCAATGAGATTGTTTTAGCAGTAAACGAAAAAAATACCTCAGCTTTTGAATTGTATGTCAAAAGCGGTTATGAATTTGAAGGTAAAACGAGAGAAGGCAGAAGCGGACCTCAGTTCTTATTGTTTAAAAAACTCTAG
- a CDS encoding DUF1684 domain-containing protein — protein MKKYILFLFFILPVFAFSQINKRQSKEIKEIKKFQQDLNKEYLDPKETPLRDDNFKKFKRHPFFPIDLKYRVTARFIKTENPQPFDLPTSSGKSKSYQEFGKATFELDGKSYTLTIYQSLDLMKMEKYKNHLFLPFHDETNNKETYGGGKYMDLKIPSGNTIVLDFNQSYQPFCAYNAYDYNCPIVPEENKLAVEIRAGVMYEDIYHH, from the coding sequence ATGAAAAAATATATCCTATTTCTATTTTTTATACTTCCAGTATTTGCATTTTCCCAAATCAATAAAAGGCAATCGAAAGAAATTAAAGAAATCAAGAAATTTCAGCAAGATTTAAATAAAGAATATTTAGACCCAAAAGAAACACCTTTGAGAGATGATAATTTCAAGAAATTTAAACGACATCCTTTCTTTCCGATTGATTTAAAATACAGAGTTACTGCAAGATTTATTAAAACTGAAAATCCTCAACCTTTTGATTTGCCAACATCATCAGGAAAATCAAAATCGTATCAGGAGTTTGGAAAAGCAACCTTTGAATTAGATGGAAAATCTTATACCTTAACCATTTACCAAAGTTTAGATTTAATGAAAATGGAAAAATATAAAAATCATCTTTTTCTTCCTTTTCATGATGAAACCAACAATAAAGAAACTTATGGTGGCGGAAAATATATGGATCTGAAAATTCCAAGCGGCAATACAATTGTTTTAGATTTTAATCAATCTTATCAGCCTTTCTGTGCTTACAATGCGTATGATTACAATTGCCCGATCGTTCCTGAAGAAAATAAATTGGCGGTAGAAATACGAGCAGGAGTGATGTACGAAGATATTTATCATCATTAA